A window from Microbispora sp. ZYX-F-249 encodes these proteins:
- the mreC gene encoding rod shape-determining protein MreC, whose amino-acid sequence MLLALVSVALIVADTLTPLDPLRAFGSAVFGGLENAASAGVRWAPGQHRVAELEAENARLRAELLAARRVTPSPAPADGYRALPAHVVGFGRDGTVTVDAGSEGGVARDMTVFDGNGLVGRVVRSGPGTATVQLATASGSSIGARLEGSREVGLVTGVPERGLLRLSLLNPAAEVKPGDRVVTLGSRDMRPYVPDVPIGAVVAVEPAPDALTRTALVRPFARFTALDLVTVVLGPLPDAAAPAKDGPEKSGTEKTSTEKSGAEKAKGA is encoded by the coding sequence GTGTTGCTGGCGCTCGTCTCCGTCGCCCTGATCGTCGCCGACACCCTGACGCCGCTCGACCCGTTGCGGGCGTTCGGGTCGGCCGTGTTCGGCGGGCTGGAGAACGCGGCGTCCGCCGGCGTCCGATGGGCGCCGGGGCAGCACCGTGTGGCCGAGCTCGAGGCCGAGAACGCCCGGTTGCGCGCCGAGCTGCTCGCCGCCCGCCGCGTGACCCCCTCCCCCGCCCCGGCGGACGGCTATCGTGCCCTGCCCGCCCACGTCGTCGGCTTCGGCCGGGACGGCACGGTCACCGTCGACGCCGGCTCCGAGGGCGGCGTGGCCCGCGACATGACCGTGTTCGACGGGAACGGTCTGGTCGGCCGGGTCGTGCGGTCCGGTCCCGGTACGGCGACGGTCCAGCTCGCCACCGCCTCCGGGTCCTCGATCGGCGCGCGGCTCGAGGGCTCGCGGGAGGTGGGGCTGGTGACCGGAGTCCCCGAGCGCGGGCTGCTGCGGCTGAGCCTGCTCAACCCCGCCGCCGAGGTGAAGCCGGGCGACCGGGTGGTGACGCTGGGCTCGCGCGACATGCGGCCGTACGTGCCGGACGTGCCGATCGGCGCCGTGGTCGCGGTCGAGCCCGCGCCGGACGCGCTGACCAGGACGGCGCTCGTGCGGCCCTTCGCCCGCTTCACCGCGCTCGACCTCGTCACCGTGGTCCTCGGACCGCTGCCGGACGCCGCCGCCCCGGCGAAGGACGGCCCGGAGAAGAGCGGCACGGAGAAGACCAGCACGGAGAAGAGCGGCGCCGAGAAAGCGAAGGGGGCGTGA
- a CDS encoding DUF2293 domain-containing protein: MRSKLGGRVAQAAEIALATRKYVTPIDVLTGLRWLHDRHVETWRQGRADSLERLAAVDAVRMEEALSHLRAWALSRDLLESEATYTAGTRDRRPLRFTVAGGEDLERAFRVHWLSPELSEARRRQIAERHNKAPDLVVVAPLDSWTCAGCGETGPYLIMEDDRPHCLTCADMDHLCLLPAGNAALSRRAKKESGLSAVVVRFNRRRKRYERLGVLVEEEALTRAEEQCLADEEARLRRRERDRERRAGEDAEFQARMAAEIRRLFPRCPAERAEAVAAHAAVRGSGRVGRTAAARVLDESAITLAVVASVRHLDTDYDELLMSGVPRMTARERIRSRVEEVLTAWRA; this comes from the coding sequence ATGCGCAGCAAGCTCGGCGGACGGGTGGCCCAGGCGGCGGAGATCGCCCTGGCCACCCGCAAGTACGTGACCCCGATCGACGTCCTCACCGGCCTGCGGTGGCTGCACGACCGCCACGTGGAGACCTGGCGGCAGGGCCGCGCCGACAGCCTGGAACGGCTGGCCGCCGTGGACGCCGTCCGGATGGAGGAGGCGCTGTCGCACCTGCGCGCGTGGGCCCTGTCCCGCGACCTGCTGGAGAGCGAGGCGACGTACACGGCGGGCACCCGCGACCGGCGGCCGCTGCGCTTCACGGTGGCGGGCGGCGAGGACCTGGAGCGCGCCTTCCGCGTCCACTGGCTCTCCCCGGAGCTGAGCGAGGCGCGGCGGCGGCAGATCGCCGAACGGCACAACAAGGCCCCCGACCTCGTGGTGGTCGCCCCGCTGGACTCGTGGACCTGCGCCGGATGCGGGGAGACCGGGCCATACCTGATCATGGAGGATGACCGGCCGCACTGCCTGACCTGCGCCGACATGGACCACTTGTGCCTTCTCCCGGCGGGCAACGCGGCGCTGAGCCGCCGCGCCAAGAAGGAGAGCGGACTGTCGGCGGTGGTGGTCCGCTTCAACCGGCGGCGCAAGAGATACGAACGGCTCGGCGTGCTGGTCGAGGAGGAGGCGCTGACGCGGGCCGAGGAGCAGTGCCTGGCCGACGAGGAGGCACGGTTGCGCCGCCGGGAACGCGACCGCGAGCGCAGGGCCGGTGAGGACGCCGAGTTCCAGGCGAGGATGGCGGCGGAGATCCGCCGCCTGTTCCCCCGCTGCCCGGCCGAGCGGGCCGAGGCCGTCGCCGCGCACGCCGCCGTACGCGGCAGCGGGCGGGTCGGCCGCACCGCCGCCGCCAGAGTGCTGGACGAGAGCGCCATCACGCTCGCCGTCGTCGCGAGCGTGCGCCACCTCGACACCGACTACGACGAGCTGCTGATGTCCGGGGTGCCGCGGATGACCGCCCGTGAGCGGATCCGGTCCCGGGTCGAGGAGGTCCTGACCGCCTGGCGCGCGTGA
- a CDS encoding serine/threonine-protein kinase: MVIGDRYELDDLPLGQGGMGAVYGGHDRRLDRKVAVKFLRLPDGPDEELQRRFLREARILAKLDHPGAPVLYDFGTYEQRLFQVMQFIEGVTVADLLSEHGPLPVPWAAAVAAQACAVLTAAHKLSICHRDLKPTNLMLCPDGSVKVLDFGLAMLRETDVAGLTAQFTRIGQILGTPAYMSPEQIQRGVAGPKSDLYSLGCVLHEMLTGNQLFTGPTEYAVFDKQVKERPPRVPGVPAELDRLIAELLEKEPDNRPPDAHTLFERLQPFAVDLPPLPGFLNPSSVPSPGRMYAQMVGRVR, encoded by the coding sequence ATGGTCATCGGCGACCGGTATGAGCTGGACGACCTTCCCCTGGGCCAGGGCGGCATGGGCGCGGTGTACGGCGGGCACGACCGGCGGCTCGACCGCAAGGTGGCGGTGAAGTTCCTGCGGCTGCCCGACGGCCCGGACGAGGAGCTGCAGCGCCGGTTCCTCCGCGAGGCGCGGATCCTCGCCAAGCTGGACCACCCGGGCGCGCCCGTCCTGTACGACTTCGGCACCTACGAGCAGCGGCTCTTCCAGGTCATGCAGTTCATCGAGGGGGTGACGGTCGCCGACCTGCTGAGCGAGCACGGCCCGCTGCCGGTGCCGTGGGCCGCGGCCGTCGCCGCCCAGGCGTGCGCCGTGCTGACCGCCGCGCACAAGCTGTCGATCTGCCACCGGGACCTCAAGCCCACCAACCTCATGCTCTGCCCGGACGGCAGCGTGAAGGTGCTCGACTTCGGGCTCGCCATGCTGCGTGAGACGGATGTCGCCGGGTTGACGGCGCAGTTCACCCGGATCGGGCAGATCCTCGGCACCCCGGCGTACATGTCGCCCGAGCAGATCCAGCGCGGCGTCGCCGGGCCGAAGAGCGACCTGTACTCCCTCGGCTGCGTGCTGCACGAGATGCTGACCGGCAACCAGCTGTTCACCGGGCCGACGGAGTACGCCGTGTTCGACAAGCAGGTGAAGGAACGGCCGCCCCGGGTGCCCGGGGTGCCCGCCGAGCTGGACCGCCTGATCGCCGAACTGCTGGAGAAGGAGCCGGACAACCGGCCGCCCGACGCGCACACGCTGTTCGAGCGGCTGCAGCCGTTCGCGGTCGACCTGCCCCCGCTGCCCGGCTTCCTCAACCCGTCGTCGGTGCCCAGCCCCGGGCGGATGTACGCCCAGATGGTCGGCCGCGTCCGCTGA
- a CDS encoding rod shape-determining protein: MGFPWGLLGRDMAVDLGTANTLVYVRKKGVVLDEPSVVAINLHTDRIVAVGTAAKEMIGRTPPHIATLRPLKDGVIADLDAAERMLRHFIQVAHKNRYLAKPRVVVAVPSGTTSVEQRAVREAAYEAGARRVHIIEEPMAAAIGAGLNVGDTTGNMVVDIGGGTTEVAIVSLGGVVVSKSVRVGGDELDEAIVNYVKKEHSLMLGERTAEHIKIKMGSARPGGDDETSLPIRGRDLVTGLPKTATINRAQVREAIEDQVQTIVDAVQTTLDQCPAELAGDLIDNGIVLTGGGALLDGLAERLGDAVGMPINLVDQPLQSVVLGAGRCVERFDDMQDVFLPETRR, encoded by the coding sequence ATGGGTTTCCCGTGGGGATTGCTCGGCCGGGACATGGCGGTCGATCTCGGCACAGCTAACACGCTCGTGTACGTGCGCAAGAAGGGCGTCGTCCTCGACGAGCCCTCCGTGGTGGCGATCAACCTGCACACGGACAGGATCGTGGCGGTCGGGACCGCGGCGAAGGAGATGATCGGGCGCACCCCGCCCCACATCGCCACGCTGCGCCCGCTCAAGGACGGTGTGATCGCCGACCTCGACGCGGCCGAGCGCATGTTGCGGCACTTCATCCAGGTGGCGCACAAGAACCGCTACCTGGCCAAGCCGCGGGTCGTCGTCGCCGTGCCGAGCGGCACCACGAGCGTGGAGCAGCGCGCGGTCAGGGAGGCGGCGTACGAGGCGGGCGCCCGCCGTGTCCACATCATCGAGGAGCCGATGGCCGCGGCGATCGGCGCGGGGCTGAACGTGGGCGACACGACCGGCAACATGGTCGTGGACATCGGCGGCGGCACGACGGAGGTCGCGATCGTCTCGCTCGGCGGGGTGGTCGTGTCGAAGTCCGTGCGGGTCGGCGGCGACGAGCTCGACGAGGCGATCGTCAACTACGTGAAGAAGGAACACTCCCTGATGCTCGGCGAGCGCACGGCCGAGCACATCAAGATCAAGATGGGCAGCGCCCGGCCTGGCGGCGACGACGAGACCTCGCTGCCGATCCGGGGCCGCGACCTGGTGACCGGCCTGCCCAAGACCGCCACGATCAACCGGGCGCAGGTCAGGGAGGCGATCGAGGACCAGGTCCAGACGATCGTCGACGCCGTGCAGACCACGCTGGACCAGTGCCCGGCCGAGCTGGCCGGCGACCTCATCGACAACGGCATCGTGCTGACCGGCGGCGGCGCGCTGCTCGACGGGCTGGCGGAACGGCTCGGCGACGCCGTCGGCATGCCGATCAACCTCGTCGACCAGCCGCTCCAGTCGGTGGTGCTGGGCGCGGGCCGGTGCGTCGAGCGCTTCGACGACATGCAGGACGTGTTCCTTCCCGAAACGCGTCGATGA
- the mrdA gene encoding penicillin-binding protein 2 — MFVVVTALMLTLLGRLWYLQVVTGSSYVRAATEARVRSVVLPPVRGQILDVRGRPLVANETKPQVSVDYMALIHQPDGGKDVLTRLARALGRPYREIADRARLCSAGVPRPCWPGSPYQPIVVADGVSVRTALWIAERQSEFPGVSTALRPVRTYPLGPAAAHVLGYLQPPSPDDPEGGPELIGRDGLEAEYDRELAGRTGIRQMAVDSTGKVTGLVREEAAVAGDTLVTSIDARVQEVAERALARAVTAARKRGEPADSGAAVVLEAKTGRVTAIADYPTYDPGVWTGGISQRDYEDLPLVSAAVQGQWPPGSTWKVTSTAAAAKAGYSLRASYDCPGGYKIGGRVFHNFESAELGRMDMRRALVVSCDTIFYRFAEKMWQRDGGLKPVKRPKDPMQAMAREFGFGTATGVDLPHEAAGRVPDRAWKKANWERTRADSCRRAKTGYPEMSDRKRAAYLKALAADNCRSGGVWWAGDAANFSIGQGDVLVTPLQLARGYAALANGGTVFSPRIGKQVVRPDGAVVRTITPPVVGKVDASRKTLRFIRDSLAGVPRTGTAAGAFDGYAFKRLPIAGKTGTAEAYGRRDTSWFASFGPLRKPKYVVVVVVSQGGTGGTTAAPAAREIWEGIAALGHGKESKKHKDQKKHKKDGVR; from the coding sequence GTGTTCGTCGTGGTGACCGCGCTCATGCTGACCCTGCTCGGCCGCCTGTGGTACCTGCAGGTCGTCACCGGCTCGTCGTATGTCAGGGCGGCCACGGAGGCGCGCGTACGCTCGGTCGTGCTGCCGCCGGTGCGGGGGCAGATCCTCGACGTGCGCGGCCGGCCGCTGGTGGCCAACGAGACCAAACCGCAGGTGTCGGTGGACTACATGGCACTCATCCACCAGCCCGACGGCGGGAAGGACGTGCTGACCCGGCTCGCCCGGGCGCTGGGCCGGCCGTACCGGGAGATCGCCGACCGGGCGCGGCTGTGCTCCGCGGGCGTGCCCCGGCCGTGCTGGCCCGGCTCGCCGTACCAGCCCATCGTCGTCGCCGACGGCGTGAGCGTGCGCACGGCGCTGTGGATCGCCGAGCGGCAGAGCGAGTTCCCCGGCGTCAGCACGGCGTTGCGGCCGGTCAGGACCTACCCGCTCGGCCCGGCCGCGGCGCACGTGCTCGGCTACCTGCAGCCGCCCTCCCCCGACGACCCCGAGGGCGGCCCGGAGCTGATCGGCCGCGACGGTCTTGAGGCGGAGTACGACCGCGAGCTGGCCGGGCGGACCGGCATCAGGCAGATGGCGGTGGACAGCACGGGCAAGGTCACCGGCCTGGTCCGCGAGGAGGCCGCCGTGGCCGGGGACACTTTGGTGACCAGCATCGACGCGCGCGTCCAGGAGGTGGCCGAGCGGGCGCTGGCCCGGGCCGTGACCGCCGCGCGCAAGCGGGGCGAGCCCGCCGACAGCGGCGCGGCGGTGGTGCTGGAGGCGAAGACCGGGCGGGTGACGGCGATCGCCGACTATCCCACCTACGACCCGGGCGTGTGGACCGGGGGCATCTCGCAGCGCGACTACGAGGACCTGCCGCTGGTCAGCGCCGCCGTGCAGGGGCAGTGGCCGCCGGGCTCGACGTGGAAGGTGACCTCGACCGCCGCGGCCGCGAAGGCGGGCTACTCGCTGCGGGCCTCCTACGACTGCCCGGGCGGCTACAAGATCGGCGGCCGGGTGTTCCACAACTTCGAGAGCGCCGAACTCGGCCGGATGGACATGCGCCGCGCGCTGGTGGTGTCCTGCGACACGATCTTCTACCGGTTCGCGGAGAAGATGTGGCAGCGCGACGGCGGTCTCAAGCCGGTCAAGCGGCCCAAGGACCCGATGCAGGCGATGGCCAGGGAGTTCGGGTTCGGCACCGCCACCGGCGTCGACCTGCCGCACGAGGCGGCGGGCAGGGTGCCCGACCGTGCCTGGAAGAAGGCCAACTGGGAGCGGACCAGGGCCGACTCCTGCCGCCGGGCCAAGACCGGTTATCCGGAGATGTCCGACCGCAAGCGGGCGGCCTACCTCAAGGCGCTCGCCGCCGACAACTGCCGCTCCGGTGGCGTCTGGTGGGCCGGCGACGCGGCCAACTTCTCGATCGGGCAGGGCGACGTGCTGGTGACGCCGCTCCAGCTCGCCCGGGGGTACGCCGCGCTCGCCAACGGCGGCACGGTCTTCAGCCCCAGGATCGGCAAGCAGGTCGTGCGGCCCGACGGCGCCGTGGTCCGCACGATCACCCCGCCCGTCGTGGGCAAGGTCGACGCGTCGCGCAAGACGCTGCGGTTCATCCGCGACTCGCTGGCCGGCGTGCCGCGCACGGGCACGGCCGCCGGGGCGTTCGACGGGTACGCGTTCAAGCGCCTGCCGATCGCCGGGAAGACCGGCACCGCCGAGGCGTACGGCAGGCGGGACACCTCGTGGTTCGCCTCCTTCGGCCCGCTGAGGAAGCCCAAGTATGTCGTGGTGGTCGTCGTCTCCCAGGGCGGCACCGGCGGGACCACGGCGGCCCCGGCCGCGCGGGAGATCTGGGAGGGCATCGCCGCACTCGGCCACGGCAAGGAGAGCAAGAAGCACAAGGACCAGAAGAAGCACAAGAAGGACGGCGTGCGATGA
- the rodA gene encoding rod shape-determining protein RodA: protein MTTLGPLSVRLPAGRATRRRSQARLGLLPALGLVLPAAALSAVGLVLVWSATRNEPGSTLPQRQALSVGIGFVLMWAVSRIDLRVLRAYVPVLYLLGLAGLIAVLTPLGRTVNGSHAWIVLGHGLQFQPSEFAKAATVLALATALGEPRDGERRPGAGAVLLALGLVALPVGLIALQPDYGTALVFLVVATGMIAVSGAPKRWFAAFAAAGAAALLLVWRLDLIRPYQLQRLMVLADPDADPMGVGYNATQARIAIGSGGLLGKGLFHGEQTAGHFVPEQHTDFIFTVAGEELGFAGAACVILLMLALLWRGLWIAANSPTPFGTAMAGGVVCWLAFQTFVNVGMTMGLLPVAGLPLPFVSYGGSATISSLAAVGLLAAVNRRTRTPA, encoded by the coding sequence ATGACGACGCTCGGTCCCCTGTCCGTACGGCTGCCGGCGGGCCGCGCGACGAGGCGCCGGTCGCAGGCGCGCCTCGGCCTGCTCCCCGCGTTGGGGCTGGTGCTGCCCGCGGCCGCGTTGTCGGCCGTCGGGCTGGTGCTCGTGTGGTCGGCCACCCGCAACGAGCCGGGCTCGACGCTGCCGCAGCGGCAGGCGCTCAGCGTGGGCATCGGCTTCGTGCTCATGTGGGCCGTCTCGCGGATCGACCTGCGCGTGCTGCGGGCCTACGTCCCGGTGCTGTACCTGCTCGGGCTGGCCGGCCTGATCGCCGTGCTGACCCCGCTGGGCCGTACGGTCAACGGCTCGCACGCGTGGATCGTGCTCGGCCACGGGCTGCAGTTCCAGCCGTCGGAGTTCGCCAAGGCGGCCACGGTGCTCGCGCTGGCGACGGCGCTCGGCGAGCCGCGCGACGGCGAGCGCAGGCCGGGCGCCGGGGCCGTGCTGCTCGCCCTGGGCCTCGTCGCGCTGCCGGTCGGCCTGATCGCGCTGCAGCCCGACTACGGCACCGCGCTCGTCTTCCTGGTGGTGGCCACCGGGATGATCGCGGTGTCCGGCGCGCCGAAGAGGTGGTTCGCGGCGTTCGCCGCCGCCGGGGCCGCCGCGCTGCTCCTGGTGTGGCGGCTCGACCTCATCCGGCCCTACCAGCTCCAGCGCCTGATGGTGCTGGCCGACCCGGACGCCGACCCGATGGGCGTGGGCTACAACGCCACCCAGGCCAGGATCGCGATCGGCTCCGGGGGCCTGCTCGGCAAGGGGCTGTTCCACGGAGAGCAGACGGCGGGACATTTCGTGCCCGAGCAGCACACCGACTTCATCTTCACGGTCGCGGGCGAGGAGCTCGGCTTCGCCGGCGCCGCCTGCGTGATCCTGCTGATGCTCGCCCTGCTGTGGCGCGGCCTGTGGATCGCGGCCAATAGCCCGACGCCGTTCGGCACGGCCATGGCCGGTGGTGTGGTGTGCTGGCTGGCGTTCCAGACGTTCGTCAACGTGGGGATGACCATGGGCCTGCTGCCGGTCGCCGGGCTGCCGCTGCCGTTCGTGTCGTACGGCGGGTCGGCCACGATCTCCAGCCTGGCGGCCGTGGGGCTGCTGGCGGCCGTGAACCGGCGTACGCGCACGCCGGCATAG
- a CDS encoding rod shape-determining protein MreD, whose amino-acid sequence MKAIVLSLLVVLVAPVLQVAVVNGPALPGGGPDVVLIGVIALAPLLRPRPEARGLPERGTAGGGAGAFLGFAAGLAADIAPPADHTIGRLALVACLAGWVCTRLTADATTGRRAAVAAAVALGATLAGGVLAALLDGTPWGTALAPGALAWTAGLAALVTAALALLPRRRSFGRVRGPRDRSRDPYAPGRRLA is encoded by the coding sequence ATGAAGGCGATCGTCCTGTCCCTGCTCGTCGTCCTCGTCGCACCCGTGCTCCAGGTCGCCGTGGTCAACGGGCCGGCGCTGCCCGGCGGCGGGCCCGACGTCGTGCTGATCGGCGTGATCGCGCTCGCGCCGCTGCTGCGGCCCAGGCCGGAGGCCAGGGGTTTGCCGGAGCGGGGCACCGCGGGAGGAGGGGCCGGGGCGTTCCTGGGGTTCGCCGCCGGCCTGGCCGCCGACATCGCGCCGCCCGCCGACCACACCATCGGGCGGCTCGCCCTGGTCGCGTGCCTGGCCGGGTGGGTGTGCACGCGGCTCACCGCGGACGCCACGACCGGGCGGCGCGCCGCGGTCGCCGCCGCCGTGGCCCTGGGCGCGACACTCGCCGGGGGCGTGCTCGCGGCCCTGCTCGACGGGACGCCCTGGGGAACGGCCCTCGCGCCCGGCGCCCTCGCCTGGACCGCCGGCCTGGCCGCGCTCGTGACCGCGGCGCTCGCCTTGCTGCCCCGCCGCCGGTCGTTCGGGCGGGTGCGCGGGCCACGGGACAGATCACGCGATCCGTACGCGCCCGGGAGGCGGCTTGCGTAG